From Synoicihabitans lomoniglobus, the proteins below share one genomic window:
- a CDS encoding PAS domain S-box protein — MTPLADTFGNLPLDDHELFAWLRAAADQHAIMAVTDATGTIIHVNDQFCRISGYDRAELVGQTHRIIKSDKHPPEFFTSFWQTISAGNTWRGTFCNRAKDGSNYWVSSTIVPLLGDDGKPRFYLAFRTDVTRLKSTEEELRQQVELLRTTQEQLAAFYDHAPIGISWREFGSDGKPGLNHVNARFCEIIGLTLEEAADVKNVFRITHPDDLARQAQLTQELYEGKRDQFSMEKRYQISPTKTVWGNLTLVVLRNAEGDVTHHFGMLEDITDRKKAILDLESKESRWRTYLDTASEILFAITPEGRLKFLSSAWTTKLGHSTTDVLGERFVDFLHPDHVSDWQQFFRNTIDHGPSAAGIEYRIRHANGDWIWHAMSASYYTDRDGNTAFLGVGRDITRRLEAQEQLKAALARREEMERIVNRSPSVVVLWRAAENWPVEFVSESVDQYGYDPDFFIQSNRGFIAITHPDDTPRVKAELEAHADAGHDEYNQEYRIVCADGSTRWVSDHTVVRRDANGVVTHHEGLITDVSERRAAEEREREIRERDLRTAAEIQSHLLPHDFPDISEVEIEALSDPSMLIGGDYYDVLKVDDRRWGFVVADVSGKGAGAALVMTELRATMRICAEGEASPAAVLRRVNRLVQPDMRPGMFVGLFYGIFDMDTRVLRFCRAGHEPPLLLHPTGEVDQLPGGGLAIGLDEGPLFDDMLEECETTMVSGDLLALYTDGITEAANPRGEEFGRDRLATSLQRHSERPLAEVVKTVDRYVRNFCVLAPNHDDRTLLLMRVR; from the coding sequence GGAAATCTCCCCTTGGATGACCACGAGTTGTTCGCGTGGCTGCGTGCCGCGGCCGACCAGCACGCCATCATGGCGGTGACCGATGCCACCGGCACGATCATCCACGTGAACGATCAGTTTTGCCGCATCTCGGGCTATGATCGGGCCGAGTTGGTCGGGCAGACCCACCGTATCATCAAGTCGGACAAGCACCCGCCCGAGTTCTTCACCAGTTTTTGGCAAACGATCTCGGCGGGAAACACGTGGCGGGGCACGTTCTGCAACCGCGCCAAGGACGGGAGTAATTACTGGGTTTCGAGCACCATTGTTCCCTTGCTGGGAGACGACGGCAAACCGCGCTTCTACCTCGCATTCCGCACCGATGTCACCCGCCTCAAGTCCACCGAGGAGGAACTGCGCCAGCAAGTGGAGCTGTTGCGCACCACGCAGGAGCAACTCGCGGCGTTTTATGATCACGCGCCCATCGGCATCAGTTGGCGCGAGTTCGGGTCCGACGGAAAACCCGGGCTCAACCATGTGAACGCCCGGTTCTGTGAGATCATCGGTCTCACGCTCGAAGAGGCCGCCGACGTCAAAAACGTTTTTCGCATCACCCATCCGGACGATCTGGCCCGTCAGGCCCAGCTCACCCAGGAGCTCTATGAAGGCAAGCGGGACCAATTCTCGATGGAGAAGCGCTACCAGATTTCTCCCACCAAAACGGTGTGGGGAAACCTGACGCTGGTCGTGCTGCGCAACGCCGAAGGCGACGTCACGCACCACTTCGGGATGTTGGAGGACATCACCGATCGCAAAAAAGCGATCCTCGATCTCGAGAGCAAAGAGTCGCGCTGGCGCACCTATCTCGACACGGCGAGCGAGATCCTTTTCGCCATCACGCCCGAAGGCCGGCTCAAGTTTCTCTCGTCGGCTTGGACGACCAAGCTCGGCCACTCCACCACCGATGTGTTGGGCGAGCGATTCGTGGACTTTCTGCACCCCGATCACGTCTCGGACTGGCAACAGTTTTTCCGCAATACGATCGACCACGGCCCGAGTGCCGCCGGCATCGAGTATCGGATCCGCCATGCCAATGGTGACTGGATCTGGCACGCCATGAGCGCGTCCTACTATACGGACCGCGATGGCAACACGGCCTTTCTCGGGGTGGGACGCGACATCACGCGTCGACTCGAGGCCCAGGAACAATTGAAAGCCGCCCTCGCCCGGCGCGAGGAGATGGAGCGCATTGTGAATCGTTCCCCCTCGGTGGTGGTGCTGTGGCGAGCGGCCGAGAACTGGCCGGTCGAGTTCGTCTCCGAGAGTGTCGATCAATACGGCTACGATCCGGACTTTTTTATCCAGTCGAACCGGGGCTTCATCGCCATCACCCACCCGGACGACACGCCTCGGGTAAAAGCCGAACTCGAAGCCCACGCCGACGCCGGCCACGACGAGTATAATCAGGAATATCGCATCGTGTGTGCCGACGGATCCACCCGATGGGTGTCCGACCACACCGTGGTGCGACGTGATGCCAACGGCGTCGTGACCCACCACGAGGGTCTCATCACCGATGTGTCCGAGCGCCGTGCGGCGGAGGAGCGTGAACGTGAGATTCGCGAGCGCGATCTGCGCACCGCCGCGGAGATTCAGTCCCACCTGCTGCCGCACGACTTTCCCGATATTTCCGAGGTTGAAATCGAAGCGCTGTCCGACCCGTCCATGCTCATCGGCGGTGATTATTACGACGTGCTCAAGGTCGACGATCGCCGCTGGGGTTTCGTCGTGGCCGACGTGTCGGGCAAAGGCGCCGGTGCTGCCCTGGTGATGACGGAACTGCGTGCCACCATGCGAATTTGCGCCGAAGGTGAAGCGAGCCCGGCGGCGGTGTTGCGCCGCGTCAACCGGCTGGTGCAACCCGACATGCGCCCCGGCATGTTCGTGGGCCTGTTTTACGGTATCTTTGACATGGATACGCGGGTGCTGCGCTTCTGCCGCGCCGGCCATGAGCCGCCGTTGTTGCTGCATCCCACCGGCGAGGTGGACCAATTGCCCGGCGGAGGTCTGGCCATCGGACTCGACGAGGGTCCGCTCTTCGACGACATGCTCGAGGAATGTGAAACCACGATGGTATCGGGTGACCTGCTCGCGCTTTACACCGACGGCATCACCGAGGCGGCCAATCCGCGCGGCGAGGAGTTCGGCCGCGATCGCCTCGCGACGAGTTTGCAACGTCACTCCGAGCGACCGCTGGCGGAGGTGGTCAAAACCGTCGATCGCTACGTGCGCAACTTCTGCGTGCTCGCGCCCAATCACGACGATCGCACGTTGCTGCTGATGCGCGTGCGTTAG
- a CDS encoding class I SAM-dependent methyltransferase, producing the protein MNRAYWENLAHNYEEQIFSVLKRDEHGLIATVIERHRSPDRTAADLGCGPGQITGLLAESFGHVHACDISSALLDQARATCADHDNISYHRLDLTTETTSPIPPVDFVLCVNVILAADLETREQLWTHITSLVAPGGTLLLVLPSHESALYTNFRRLDWHVRSGLGADEAIRHSFAREGNVPQLEHGVRGIEGVKTKHYLREEIIVQLQDRSLIVDQVEKLTYDWSIEFAEPPDWLGSPHPWNWLVVAQRPV; encoded by the coding sequence ATGAACCGCGCGTATTGGGAGAACCTGGCACACAACTACGAGGAACAGATTTTCAGTGTGCTTAAACGGGATGAGCACGGCCTGATCGCCACCGTGATCGAGCGCCACCGCAGCCCCGACCGCACCGCCGCCGACCTCGGGTGTGGTCCCGGCCAAATCACCGGTCTGCTGGCCGAAAGCTTCGGGCATGTGCACGCGTGTGACATCTCCAGCGCCCTGCTCGATCAAGCGCGCGCCACCTGCGCCGACCACGACAACATCAGCTACCATCGCCTCGATCTCACGACCGAGACCACCTCACCGATTCCGCCCGTTGATTTCGTGTTGTGCGTCAATGTGATCCTCGCGGCGGATCTCGAAACGCGGGAGCAACTGTGGACGCACATCACCAGCCTGGTCGCCCCGGGCGGCACCCTGCTCCTCGTGTTGCCCTCGCACGAATCGGCCCTCTACACCAACTTCCGCCGACTCGACTGGCATGTGCGGTCCGGCCTCGGCGCCGACGAAGCCATCCGCCACAGCTTTGCTCGCGAAGGCAACGTGCCCCAACTCGAGCACGGCGTGCGCGGCATCGAAGGGGTGAAAACCAAACACTACCTGCGCGAAGAAATCATCGTCCAACTCCAGGACCGCAGCCTCATCGTCGACCAAGTCGAGAAACTCACCTACGATTGGTCCATCGAATTCGCCGAGCCGCCGGATTGGCTGGGCTCGCCCCACCCCTGGAACTGGCTGGTCGTGGCCCAGCGGCCCGTGTAG
- a CDS encoding helix-turn-helix domain-containing protein → MNHRSSHYSMELWDMLAEIALASIDTAAQAARARTRSRRRGVFLTLRPGPDTPMWNVLVERVRPHLRKRGTQANLARVLGVPRQRVHDYFVSGTRMPDTEKTLQVLFWLSDREQPGRIQAKPGGTQ, encoded by the coding sequence ATGAATCATCGATCTTCGCACTACTCCATGGAGCTGTGGGACATGCTGGCCGAAATCGCGCTCGCGTCGATTGATACGGCAGCTCAAGCGGCTCGCGCTCGAACCCGATCCCGCCGTCGCGGAGTTTTCCTCACGTTGCGGCCGGGTCCCGACACCCCGATGTGGAATGTGTTGGTTGAACGGGTGCGACCCCATCTGCGCAAACGTGGCACCCAGGCAAATTTAGCCCGGGTTTTAGGCGTCCCGCGCCAACGGGTGCACGACTATTTCGTGTCCGGCACGCGTATGCCCGACACGGAGAAAACCTTGCAGGTGCTGTTCTGGCTTTCGGATCGAGAACAGCCGGGACGAATCCAGGCCAAGCCGGGCGGAACACAATAG
- a CDS encoding YkgJ family cysteine cluster protein, with protein sequence MNPDDALPLPACLSCGACCFSTASDYVRVTGADWSRLGASPDRWAVFSNHRAFMRMHDGHCAALRIEAGFPARFVCEIYERRPQVCRELGRGSAACEGEIVRKRATAQART encoded by the coding sequence GTGAATCCCGACGATGCGCTGCCGTTGCCTGCTTGTTTGAGCTGTGGGGCGTGTTGTTTTTCGACGGCGAGCGACTATGTGCGGGTGACGGGGGCGGATTGGTCACGGCTGGGGGCGTCGCCCGATCGTTGGGCGGTTTTTTCCAACCACCGGGCCTTCATGCGTATGCACGATGGTCATTGTGCCGCGTTGCGCATTGAGGCGGGTTTTCCTGCCCGGTTCGTCTGTGAGATTTATGAGCGGCGTCCGCAGGTGTGTCGCGAACTGGGCCGGGGGTCTGCGGCATGCGAGGGCGAGATTGTGCGTAAACGCGCGACAGCGCAGGCTCGCACTTAA
- a CDS encoding DUF2721 domain-containing protein encodes MNPLTLHELLPVLQLAIGPVILISGVGLLMLTVTNRFGRVVDRSRVLARELAGNPPPPEADRIRAQLQVFDRRAAFLRASCMLLAVTILSAALLILMLFVASLAGFEQGIAIVLVFAVGQLALIGSVIMFIRDINLSLAALRLETQPR; translated from the coding sequence GTGAATCCGCTCACGTTGCACGAACTCCTGCCGGTGCTCCAGCTGGCCATCGGCCCGGTCATCCTGATTTCCGGCGTGGGACTGTTGATGCTGACCGTCACCAACCGTTTCGGTCGGGTGGTGGATCGGTCGCGGGTATTGGCCCGGGAGCTCGCCGGAAACCCGCCGCCGCCGGAAGCCGATCGGATCCGGGCGCAACTGCAGGTGTTCGATCGGCGGGCCGCGTTTTTACGCGCGTCGTGCATGCTGTTGGCGGTCACCATTCTATCGGCGGCGTTGCTGATCCTGATGCTGTTCGTGGCTTCTCTGGCGGGCTTTGAACAAGGCATCGCGATTGTCCTGGTTTTCGCGGTGGGGCAGCTCGCGCTCATCGGCTCGGTGATCATGTTCATCCGCGACATCAATCTGTCGCTCGCGGCACTGCGTCTCGAAACCCAGCCCCGCTGA
- a CDS encoding sulfatase family protein has product MKKLPLRLAATMAALVFAALAGAAESDLSNPNVIVIYTDDLGYGDVGCFGATDIQTPHIDRMAREGIRFTDFYSASSVCTPSRAALLTGRFAQRMGIVGVFFPESFTGMPTTEYTMAEMLRDQGYATGIVGKWHLGHHHQFLPLQRGFDEYFGIPYSNDMASVVYLAGNEVAEFRVDQTYTTRTYTEKAISFIERHEDGPFFLYLAHNMPHVPIYASPEFQGSSDRGLYGDVIQEIDWSVGEILHTLEQRGLLENTLVVFTSDNGPWEVMRDHGGSPGKLREGKMYTFEGGMRVPTVAMWPAGIKDDGRVEKNLAVMTDWMVTLAEITGATLPDDRDYDGESLLPVFQGTGPRTGRDEFIYYNADDMALHGYRRGDWKIKLPYDGFSGARWKKGVAAHPLLLINLRDDPGETNNLATTHPDKAQAMLAAMNALHANKGPFPEPIPIRSRADNSHFEHLTEQHGEAFWDF; this is encoded by the coding sequence ATGAAAAAACTACCCCTTCGTCTCGCCGCCACCATGGCGGCACTTGTATTCGCGGCGTTGGCTGGCGCCGCCGAAAGTGATCTTTCCAATCCCAACGTGATCGTCATCTACACCGACGATCTGGGCTACGGCGATGTCGGCTGTTTCGGGGCGACCGACATCCAGACGCCCCACATTGATCGCATGGCGCGCGAGGGTATTCGGTTCACCGATTTTTACTCCGCCTCGTCCGTGTGCACGCCGTCGCGCGCAGCGTTGCTGACGGGTCGCTTCGCGCAGCGCATGGGTATCGTCGGCGTGTTTTTTCCCGAGTCCTTCACCGGCATGCCCACGACCGAATACACCATGGCCGAAATGCTGCGCGACCAAGGCTACGCCACCGGCATCGTCGGCAAGTGGCACCTCGGCCACCACCATCAGTTCCTACCGCTTCAGCGTGGTTTCGACGAGTATTTCGGCATCCCCTACAGCAACGACATGGCGAGCGTCGTCTACCTCGCCGGCAACGAGGTCGCGGAGTTTCGCGTCGACCAAACCTACACCACCCGCACCTACACGGAGAAGGCGATCAGCTTCATCGAGCGACACGAGGACGGTCCGTTCTTCCTCTATCTCGCACACAACATGCCGCACGTGCCGATCTATGCGTCGCCGGAGTTTCAGGGTTCGTCCGACCGCGGACTCTACGGCGATGTGATTCAGGAAATCGATTGGAGCGTGGGCGAAATTCTGCACACGCTGGAACAACGCGGCTTGCTTGAAAATACGCTCGTCGTTTTCACCAGCGACAACGGTCCGTGGGAAGTCATGCGCGACCACGGCGGATCTCCCGGTAAATTGCGGGAAGGCAAGATGTATACCTTCGAGGGTGGCATGCGGGTGCCCACCGTGGCCATGTGGCCGGCCGGCATCAAAGACGACGGTCGGGTGGAGAAAAACCTCGCCGTCATGACCGACTGGATGGTGACGCTGGCCGAAATCACCGGCGCCACCCTGCCCGACGATCGTGACTACGACGGCGAGAGTCTGCTGCCGGTTTTCCAGGGCACCGGACCTCGCACCGGCCGGGACGAGTTCATCTACTATAATGCCGACGACATGGCGCTCCACGGTTATCGCCGGGGCGACTGGAAGATTAAACTGCCCTACGATGGCTTCAGTGGTGCCCGCTGGAAAAAAGGTGTGGCCGCTCACCCTTTGCTACTCATCAACCTGCGCGACGACCCCGGCGAAACCAACAACCTCGCAACGACTCACCCCGACAAAGCGCAGGCCATGCTCGCCGCCATGAATGCGCTCCACGCCAACAAGGGCCCCTTTCCGGAGCCTATTCCTATTCGGAGTCGGGCGGACAACTCTCACTTCGAACACCTGACCGAACAACACGGCGAAGCCTTCTGGGATTTTTGA